From the genome of Kitasatospora acidiphila, one region includes:
- a CDS encoding UbiA family prenyltransferase — protein sequence MPRRTGSPVALLLAAHPVPAVAVSGLATALAVAVGRGPAGCLLVALAVLSGQLCVGWSNDLIDVRRDIRAGRRDKPLAVGALAPSSAAAAACGAAAACVPLSLASGAAAGFAHLVAVGAALSYNAVLKRTRWSWAPYALAFALLPAFVTRGLPDHPWPPAWLLAAGALLGVGAHLTNVLPDIDADLACGIHGFPQRLGRTRSRGLAALTLLAASAALALGPPGPPGPAGWTGLAAAAGLAAVAALPRPRHPDSRLPFLLTIALSALDLALLLLRGTALR from the coding sequence GTGCCGCGTCGAACCGGCTCGCCGGTCGCGCTGCTGCTGGCCGCCCATCCCGTCCCGGCCGTCGCCGTCAGCGGCCTGGCCACGGCGCTCGCCGTAGCCGTGGGACGCGGCCCGGCAGGGTGCCTGCTGGTGGCGCTCGCCGTGCTCAGCGGCCAGCTCTGCGTCGGCTGGAGCAACGACCTGATCGACGTGAGGCGCGACATCCGCGCGGGGCGACGCGACAAGCCCCTGGCCGTCGGCGCCCTGGCCCCCTCGTCCGCCGCTGCCGCCGCCTGCGGGGCGGCCGCGGCCTGCGTACCGCTGTCCCTGGCATCCGGCGCCGCGGCGGGATTCGCGCACCTCGTGGCGGTGGGTGCGGCGCTGTCCTACAACGCCGTCCTCAAACGCACCCGCTGGTCCTGGGCCCCCTATGCGCTGGCGTTCGCGCTGCTGCCCGCCTTCGTCACCCGCGGCCTGCCCGACCACCCGTGGCCACCGGCCTGGCTGCTCGCGGCCGGAGCACTGCTCGGCGTCGGCGCCCACCTCACCAATGTGCTGCCGGACATCGACGCGGACCTGGCCTGCGGGATCCACGGGTTCCCCCAGCGGCTGGGACGCACCCGCAGCCGCGGCCTCGCCGCCCTCACCCTGCTCGCGGCCTCCGCCGCCCTCGCCCTCGGCCCGCCCGGACCACCAGGACCGGCGGGCTGGACCGGACTGGCCGCAGCGGCCGGACTCGCCGCGGTCGCCGCCCTTCCCCGCCCCCGGCACCCGGACAGCCGCTTGCCGTTCCTGCTCACCATCGCCCTCAGCGCCCTCGACCTGGCCCTGCTGCTCCTGCGCGGCACGGCCCTGCGCTGA
- a CDS encoding isoprenylcysteine carboxyl methyltransferase family protein, with product MTPYTVLILLVALERLAELVTAQRHTRWSRARGGVEHGSGHYPVMVVLHTGLLAGCLLETALAHRPFLPWLGWPAFAAVLLAQALRWWCIASLGPRWNTRVIVVPGLPLVDRGPYRWLRHPNYLAVVLEGVALPLVHTGWLTASVFTLLNIPLLVTRMRCENAALTMAAPG from the coding sequence ATGACCCCCTACACCGTCCTGATCCTCCTGGTCGCCCTGGAGCGCCTCGCGGAGCTGGTCACCGCCCAGCGGCACACCCGCTGGAGCCGCGCCCGCGGCGGCGTGGAGCACGGCAGCGGTCACTACCCGGTCATGGTCGTGCTGCACACCGGCCTGCTGGCCGGCTGCCTGCTGGAGACCGCACTGGCGCACCGGCCGTTCCTGCCCTGGCTGGGCTGGCCGGCCTTCGCGGCCGTGCTGCTGGCCCAGGCGCTGCGCTGGTGGTGCATCGCCTCGCTCGGGCCCCGCTGGAACACCCGGGTGATCGTGGTTCCCGGCCTGCCCCTGGTGGACCGCGGCCCCTACCGGTGGCTGCGTCACCCGAACTACCTCGCCGTGGTGCTCGAAGGCGTGGCGCTGCCGCTGGTCCACACCGGCTGGCTCACCGCAAGCGTGTTCACGCTGCTCAACATCCCGTTGCTGGTCACCCGGATGCGCTGCGAGAACGCCGCCCTGACCATGGCCGCACCGGGGTGA
- a CDS encoding NHL repeat-containing protein — protein sequence MCTHTLPALGRGLTSLTIALAIGTAAAAAPAAAVSDGAFLHGLTTIDKVASTVPANGDQNPYGTVVIKHDAGDLHQGNVLISNFNNGQNQQGTGTTLVQVSPQGTATVFAQIDPAHLPGPCPGGVGLTTALSVLPGGWVVVGSLPTSDGTSATAQAGCLLVLDNHGTVKETLTGDGINGPWDMTAVSHEDHTDLFVTNVLNGTVAGGGKEVDRGTVLRITLKDHGDQPPERVKTTEIGSGFAQKTDPNALVIGPTGVGLGEDGTLYVADTVKNRITAIPRAVEREDSAGTGHVVSTDHHLNGPLGLAIAPNGNILTVNGGDGKIVETTPGGKQVAHRLLDSSGNPPGAGALFGLAVDQDCDSVYFVDDATNFLNVLH from the coding sequence ATGTGCACTCACACTCTGCCCGCGCTCGGCCGCGGGCTCACCTCACTCACGATTGCGCTCGCCATCGGAACGGCAGCCGCGGCCGCCCCCGCCGCGGCCGTCTCCGACGGGGCCTTCCTCCACGGCCTGACCACCATCGACAAGGTCGCCTCGACCGTCCCCGCCAACGGCGACCAGAATCCCTACGGCACCGTCGTCATCAAGCACGACGCAGGCGATCTGCACCAGGGCAACGTCCTGATCAGCAACTTCAACAACGGCCAGAACCAGCAGGGCACCGGCACCACCCTGGTGCAGGTCAGCCCGCAGGGCACGGCGACGGTCTTCGCCCAGATCGACCCGGCCCACCTGCCCGGCCCGTGCCCCGGCGGGGTCGGGCTCACCACCGCGCTGAGCGTGCTGCCCGGCGGCTGGGTGGTGGTCGGCAGCCTGCCCACCAGCGACGGCACCTCCGCCACCGCCCAGGCCGGCTGCCTGCTGGTGCTCGACAACCACGGAACGGTGAAGGAGACCCTCACCGGCGACGGCATCAACGGCCCCTGGGACATGACGGCCGTCAGCCACGAAGACCACACCGACCTGTTCGTCACCAATGTGCTCAACGGCACCGTGGCCGGCGGCGGCAAGGAAGTCGACCGGGGCACGGTGCTGCGCATCACCCTGAAGGACCACGGTGACCAACCGCCGGAGCGGGTGAAGACCACGGAGATCGGCTCCGGCTTCGCCCAGAAGACCGATCCGAACGCCCTGGTGATCGGCCCGACCGGAGTGGGCCTCGGCGAGGACGGCACGCTCTACGTCGCCGACACCGTCAAGAACCGGATCACCGCCATCCCGCGCGCGGTGGAGCGCGAGGACAGCGCCGGCACCGGGCACGTCGTCAGCACCGACCACCACCTGAACGGCCCGCTCGGCCTGGCCATCGCCCCGAACGGCAACATCCTCACCGTCAACGGCGGCGACGGCAAGATCGTCGAGACCACCCCTGGCGGCAAGCAGGTGGCCCACCGGCTGCTGGACAGCAGCGGCAACCCGCCCGGCGCGGGGGCCCTGTTCGGGCTGGCGGTCGACCAGGACTGCGACTCGGTCTACTTCGTCGACGACGCCACCAACTTCCTCAACGTGCTCCACTGA